The following proteins are co-located in the Microbacterium sp. SORGH_AS_0888 genome:
- a CDS encoding ABC transporter substrate-binding protein, with amino-acid sequence MRPRTTILQPHARRVPPARVRSPSQRSFPRRVRSRTSTPPAEAGYGLAVKDIDAAGGVLGQPIKVGPITDSGASSDLSVSTGSAAQISSSDAQVVLGAESSSVTLNFVDSIVSKCKVQISPANTATKLSGYSSYYFRTAPPDTVQGSALGNLVVGDGVQKVAFLVFNDAYGTGLRDVIESTVEKAGGEVVYGAEGKGQEFAPGQKTFSSEVSAALAAKPDAIVILAFDETKQIVPELKAQGFDLSKTYYVDGNTADYSADFAAGTLEGAQGTIPGAQPDATFKQQLTDFYKSSANADLKDFSYAPESYDAIVLTALAAEKGKGTDGPTIQANLAAVSGATNGEKCSDYASCLALIKEGKEITYAGKAGIGAFNSDNDPSSAYIGIYKFDANNVPQFQKSIQGSTN; translated from the coding sequence GTGCGTCCGCGCACAACGATCCTGCAGCCGCATGCGCGCCGGGTACCCCCAGCACGGGTCCGCTCGCCCTCGCAACGATCCTTCCCCAGACGGGTTCGCTCGCGTACCTCAACCCCGCCCGCGGAAGCGGGGTACGGCCTTGCCGTCAAGGACATCGACGCCGCAGGGGGTGTGCTCGGACAGCCGATCAAGGTCGGCCCGATCACGGACTCCGGCGCTTCCTCCGACCTGTCGGTATCGACGGGTTCCGCTGCGCAGATCTCATCGTCCGACGCGCAGGTCGTGCTCGGTGCGGAATCGTCGAGCGTCACCCTGAACTTCGTCGACTCGATCGTCTCGAAGTGCAAGGTGCAGATCTCGCCGGCCAATACGGCGACCAAGCTCTCCGGCTACTCCAGCTACTACTTCCGCACCGCCCCGCCGGACACGGTGCAGGGATCGGCGCTCGGCAACCTGGTCGTCGGTGACGGCGTGCAGAAGGTGGCGTTCCTCGTCTTCAACGACGCCTACGGCACGGGCCTGCGTGATGTCATCGAGAGCACGGTCGAGAAGGCCGGCGGCGAGGTCGTCTACGGCGCCGAGGGCAAGGGGCAGGAGTTCGCGCCCGGTCAGAAGACGTTCTCCTCGGAGGTCTCGGCAGCATTGGCAGCCAAGCCCGATGCGATCGTGATCCTCGCGTTCGACGAGACCAAGCAGATCGTCCCGGAGCTGAAAGCGCAGGGCTTCGACCTGTCGAAGACCTACTACGTCGACGGCAACACCGCCGACTACAGCGCGGACTTCGCTGCGGGGACTCTCGAGGGCGCGCAGGGGACGATCCCCGGCGCCCAGCCTGATGCGACCTTCAAGCAGCAGCTCACGGACTTCTACAAGTCCTCGGCGAACGCCGACCTGAAGGACTTCTCGTACGCGCCCGAGTCGTACGACGCCATCGTCCTCACCGCGCTCGCGGCGGAGAAGGGCAAGGGAACGGATGGCCCGACCATTCAGGCCAACCTGGCCGCCGTCTCGGGTGCGACGAACGGCGAGAAGTGCTCGGACTACGCCTCGTGCCTCGCGCTGATCAAGGAAGGCAAGGAGATCACGTACGCCGGCAAGGCGGGTATCGGTGCGTTCAACTCGGACAACGACCCGTCGAGCGCCTACATCGGCATCTACAAGTTCGACGCGAACAACGTTCCGCAGTTCCAGAAGTCGATCCAGGGCTCGACCAACTGA
- a CDS encoding SDR family oxidoreductase encodes MHSSALPLLGKTALVTGVSRRRGIGYAVARRLATLGASIFFHHYRPHDLDLPWGGDDLDAIRAGIRDVLHPSALSGDLSADLTDANRVAALIDSAVGLTGSLDILVCNHAKSGDDGGILDMTPDRLDAFWRTNAQSTLLLTAEFAKRKTDVGTRAQRRPGERAHRDGPFVEPVGRVFWMTSGQLHGPLRGEVAYAASKAALAGVTTTVAAELLDLGIVLNTINPGPVNTGYMDPDTADRPLDALKDLLATTPFGRYGRPEDPAELIGWLSTDSGAWIVGQVITSDGGLSIN; translated from the coding sequence ATGCACAGTTCTGCGCTCCCTCTGCTCGGAAAGACCGCTCTCGTCACGGGCGTCTCACGGCGCCGCGGCATCGGATACGCGGTGGCTCGGAGACTTGCCACGCTCGGCGCGAGCATCTTCTTTCACCACTATCGGCCGCACGACCTCGACCTGCCCTGGGGCGGCGACGACCTCGACGCGATCCGCGCTGGCATACGGGATGTCCTCCATCCGTCTGCGCTCAGCGGGGACCTGAGCGCTGACCTGACAGATGCCAACAGGGTCGCAGCGCTCATCGACTCCGCTGTCGGGCTCACCGGCAGCCTCGACATCCTCGTCTGCAACCATGCGAAGAGCGGCGACGACGGCGGGATCCTCGACATGACGCCCGACCGGTTGGACGCATTCTGGCGCACCAACGCTCAATCCACGCTCTTGCTCACGGCCGAGTTCGCCAAGCGGAAGACCGATGTCGGGACAAGAGCGCAGCGACGCCCCGGGGAACGCGCTCACCGCGACGGACCTTTCGTCGAGCCGGTGGGCCGAGTGTTCTGGATGACCTCAGGTCAACTGCACGGTCCCCTGCGAGGCGAAGTCGCTTACGCGGCGAGCAAGGCCGCGCTCGCGGGAGTCACCACCACCGTCGCCGCCGAGCTCCTCGACCTGGGCATCGTGCTCAACACCATCAATCCCGGCCCCGTCAACACCGGTTACATGGATCCCGACACCGCCGACCGCCCGCTCGACGCACTCAAGGACCTTCTCGCGACGACGCCGTTCGGGCGATACGGACGACCCGAGGATCCGGCGGAACTCATCGGGTGGCTCAGCACCGACAGCGGGGCCTGGATCGTGGGGCAGGTCATCACTTCCGACGGCGGACTCAGTATCAACTGA
- a CDS encoding PLP-dependent aminotransferase family protein → MTSSDRATSALVDQRTAVVSAERLAARLGKWATTDATLSTSLAEAIARLVHEGELRGGDRLPSERTLAATVSVSRGTVVSAYARLQEDGILDRRQGSGTRIAGAAPSAARRSAGRGEALYATLPSSIDLLRAVPAMSPRAMEIVRRHRPTLDAGTDDADPAGLPALRALMAQTMTDDGTPTTAMQILVTNGAQQALSLLVDELVSSGDTVLTEEVAWPGLTDAVRRRGGRVHGIRLTPDGIDVDELAAAIVVRRPVLIALNPHNQNPTGIHTHPAVRQRIADLAAEHGITVVEDRVLASVSFDGVTPPSLAALRPDAPIVVVESLSKWAWAGLRVGWVRADPVLIRRLRGIRQSTDLSTSVPSQLLALDFLVDAPALRRDTAVPHREAAVFVGSLVARHLPDWRFRPPRGGLCLWAQLPAGSAAAFARQAASFGVLVAGSGEFASDVDTDDHIRIPITSGAALIEDGVQRLGEAWRAFGDRL, encoded by the coding sequence ATGACCTCTTCCGACAGAGCCACTTCCGCGCTGGTGGACCAGCGAACGGCTGTCGTTTCGGCCGAACGGCTCGCAGCCCGCCTGGGCAAGTGGGCGACGACCGACGCGACGCTTTCCACGAGTCTCGCCGAAGCCATCGCCCGCCTCGTGCACGAGGGAGAGCTGCGGGGCGGTGATCGCCTCCCCTCGGAGAGGACGCTCGCAGCGACCGTCTCGGTCTCGCGGGGCACGGTGGTCAGCGCCTACGCACGGCTCCAGGAAGACGGCATCCTCGACCGCCGTCAGGGCAGCGGCACCCGCATCGCAGGCGCCGCGCCGTCGGCCGCGCGTCGATCCGCCGGACGGGGCGAGGCGTTGTACGCCACTCTTCCTTCGAGCATCGATCTGCTGCGAGCGGTCCCCGCGATGTCGCCGCGCGCGATGGAGATCGTGCGACGGCATCGACCCACGCTCGACGCGGGCACGGACGACGCCGACCCCGCTGGTCTTCCCGCCCTGCGTGCGCTCATGGCGCAGACCATGACGGATGACGGAACACCCACGACCGCGATGCAGATCCTGGTCACGAACGGTGCGCAGCAGGCACTGAGCCTGCTCGTCGACGAGCTGGTCTCCTCCGGCGACACCGTCCTCACCGAAGAGGTCGCCTGGCCCGGGCTCACGGATGCTGTGCGTCGACGCGGCGGACGAGTCCACGGCATCCGGCTCACGCCGGACGGGATCGACGTCGACGAGCTCGCCGCAGCGATCGTGGTGCGCAGACCGGTGCTCATCGCCCTCAACCCGCACAATCAGAACCCGACCGGAATCCACACGCACCCCGCTGTCCGTCAGCGCATCGCCGACCTGGCGGCGGAGCACGGGATCACCGTCGTCGAGGACCGGGTGCTCGCGTCGGTGTCGTTCGACGGCGTCACTCCGCCCTCGCTCGCCGCGCTCCGGCCCGATGCCCCCATCGTGGTCGTCGAGTCGCTGTCGAAATGGGCATGGGCGGGCTTGCGCGTGGGCTGGGTGCGTGCCGACCCCGTGCTCATCCGACGACTCCGCGGCATCCGTCAGAGCACGGACCTGTCGACGAGTGTGCCCTCGCAGCTCCTCGCCCTCGACTTCCTGGTGGACGCGCCCGCCCTCCGGCGGGACACCGCCGTCCCGCACCGCGAGGCGGCCGTCTTCGTCGGCTCCCTCGTCGCACGACACCTGCCGGACTGGCGGTTCCGTCCGCCTCGCGGCGGGCTGTGTCTGTGGGCGCAGCTTCCTGCCGGGTCCGCTGCCGCGTTCGCGCGTCAGGCCGCCAGCTTCGGCGTGCTGGTGGCCGGTTCGGGCGAGTTCGCCTCCGACGTCGACACGGACGACCACATCCGCATCCCGATCACCTCTGGCGCCGCGCTCATCGAGGACGGTGTGCAGCGCCTGGGCGAAGCCTGGCGAGCCTTCGGCGACCGTCTCTGA
- a CDS encoding branched-chain amino acid ABC transporter permease, whose translation MDFWVSLLQQLTETAIAPATAAYVIAAIGLNIHFGYTGLMNMGQSGFMLLGAYGFAITVIHGGGFWLGVLVALIACVVFAFILGVPTLRLRGDYLAIVTICAAEIIRMVGRLAALVDVTGGSTGLVGPEYRGPFTDLSFLPPGSTQILWFDYPNTDPGSGNDWWTRLVSWSIVAIALLFTWLAMRSPWGRILKGIREDEDAVRSLGKSSYSYKMQALIIGGVLGGIAGMLVVLPASVQPDGFGRPLTFNLWTIMLLGGAATIFGPLLGTIIFFIVRIAIVQILTEVVPSSVLNTQQTQWVSWVLIGVALMLLVIFRPQGVLGNKKELSFNA comes from the coding sequence ATGGATTTCTGGGTTTCGCTGCTCCAGCAGCTCACCGAAACGGCGATCGCACCGGCGACGGCGGCCTACGTGATCGCCGCGATCGGGCTGAACATCCACTTCGGGTACACCGGCCTGATGAACATGGGGCAGTCGGGCTTCATGCTCCTGGGGGCGTACGGGTTCGCCATCACCGTCATCCACGGCGGCGGGTTCTGGCTCGGCGTCCTCGTGGCGCTGATCGCATGCGTCGTGTTCGCGTTCATCCTCGGCGTGCCCACGCTGCGTCTTCGTGGCGACTACCTCGCGATCGTGACGATCTGCGCCGCGGAGATCATCCGGATGGTCGGTCGCCTCGCGGCCCTCGTCGACGTCACCGGAGGATCGACGGGGCTCGTCGGCCCCGAGTACCGCGGTCCGTTCACGGATCTCTCGTTCCTGCCGCCGGGCTCGACTCAGATCCTGTGGTTCGACTACCCCAACACCGACCCCGGATCGGGCAACGACTGGTGGACTCGCCTGGTGTCGTGGAGCATCGTCGCCATCGCGTTGCTGTTCACCTGGCTCGCGATGCGCAGCCCCTGGGGCCGCATCCTCAAGGGAATCCGCGAGGACGAGGACGCCGTGAGGAGCCTCGGGAAGAGCTCGTACTCCTACAAGATGCAGGCGCTGATCATCGGCGGCGTCCTCGGCGGCATCGCCGGCATGCTGGTCGTGCTGCCGGCATCCGTGCAGCCGGATGGATTCGGCCGGCCGCTGACCTTCAATCTGTGGACGATCATGCTGCTCGGCGGCGCGGCGACGATCTTCGGGCCGCTGCTCGGGACGATCATCTTCTTCATCGTCCGGATCGCCATCGTGCAGATCCTCACCGAGGTGGTGCCGAGCTCGGTGCTCAACACCCAGCAGACTCAGTGGGTCTCGTGGGTCCTGATCGGCGTCGCTCTCATGCTGCTGGTGATCTTCCGACCACAGGGCGTCCTCGGCAACAAGAAGGAGTTGAGCTTCAATGCCTGA
- a CDS encoding branched-chain amino acid ABC transporter permease, whose translation MALAALLSSVLAALLLLPGAPAFAATSPACSADAATACVQGTIRQSDDKPAVGIGLTIAGPGATETETKTDDSGHWSFAVTEDGEYTVTLDTSTLPSGQFIDGESTRTVTVSLHSDVSAIFRLSDSPNGSDSTAGGFDWQRFWQQAVQGIRLGLLLALASLGLSLIFGTTGLSNFAHGELVTLGGVIAWFFTSVVGNLWVGGILAVIAMAALGWVQDLGIWRPLRRRRLSLTQMMIVSIGLSIALQYVVQLWIGAGTVRIDRANPDTVTLWGVTLTIQSYVAMGIAIVAIAGVGLGLMYTRFGRATRAVSDNPALASASGIDVDKVIRGVWILASGLAGLAGVLLGLVLNGVGWETGGQLLLLLFAAVTLGGLGTAFGAFAGAMVIGLIVELTNIWLPGDLKYATALTLLIVILLFRPQGIFGRRERIG comes from the coding sequence CTGGCCCTTGCGGCACTCCTGAGTTCCGTGCTGGCCGCGCTGCTGCTCCTTCCCGGCGCCCCCGCCTTTGCAGCGACCTCTCCGGCGTGCAGCGCCGACGCCGCGACAGCGTGCGTGCAGGGAACCATCCGGCAGAGCGACGACAAGCCCGCCGTCGGCATCGGGCTGACGATCGCCGGGCCGGGTGCGACGGAGACCGAGACGAAGACCGACGACTCCGGCCACTGGAGCTTCGCCGTCACGGAGGACGGCGAGTACACCGTCACGCTCGACACGTCGACGCTGCCGTCAGGACAGTTCATCGACGGCGAGTCCACGCGCACCGTCACCGTGAGCCTGCACTCGGACGTCTCGGCGATCTTCCGGCTGAGCGACAGTCCGAACGGCTCCGACAGCACGGCCGGCGGGTTCGACTGGCAACGCTTCTGGCAGCAAGCCGTGCAGGGTATCCGCCTCGGCCTGCTTCTCGCCCTCGCGTCCCTCGGCCTCTCGCTCATCTTCGGCACGACCGGGCTGAGCAACTTCGCCCACGGCGAGTTGGTCACACTGGGCGGTGTGATCGCGTGGTTCTTCACATCCGTGGTCGGCAATCTCTGGGTCGGTGGCATCCTCGCGGTGATAGCCATGGCGGCACTGGGCTGGGTGCAGGATCTCGGGATCTGGCGCCCGCTGCGCCGCCGCCGGCTGAGCCTGACCCAGATGATGATCGTCTCGATCGGCCTCTCGATCGCCCTGCAGTACGTCGTGCAGCTCTGGATCGGCGCGGGAACGGTGCGCATCGACCGTGCGAACCCGGACACAGTGACCCTGTGGGGCGTCACGTTGACCATCCAGTCCTATGTCGCGATGGGGATCGCGATCGTCGCGATCGCGGGCGTCGGGCTGGGCTTGATGTACACGCGCTTCGGTCGCGCGACGCGAGCCGTCTCCGACAATCCGGCGCTCGCCTCGGCATCCGGTATCGACGTCGACAAGGTGATCCGAGGCGTGTGGATCCTGGCCTCCGGCCTCGCGGGGCTCGCGGGCGTGCTCCTCGGTCTCGTGCTCAACGGCGTCGGATGGGAGACGGGCGGCCAGCTGCTCCTCCTGCTCTTCGCGGCGGTGACCTTGGGCGGGCTCGGGACCGCGTTCGGAGCCTTCGCCGGCGCCATGGTGATCGGGCTCATCGTCGAGCTGACCAACATCTGGCTGCCGGGAGACCTGAAGTACGCGACCGCGCTCACGCTGCTCATCGTCATCCTGCTGTTCCGACCGCAGGGAATCTTCGGCCGTCGCGAGCGGATCGGTTAA
- a CDS encoding DMT family transporter: MASPSSPSSVSIAVQFTLTGVVWGSSFLFIAIALTGMTPAQVAGGRLLFGAIALGAIVAIRRERLPRSRRVWAHLCVLALTFCVTPFLLFAWAEQHVSSGLASIFNATTPIMTAVMAWAVFRVERLRPGQLVGIAVGIVGVIVIIAPGAVAEAASSTVAQLALLGATACYGFSLAYMRRFLAGTGLSGIAFAFGYIAPAALFMLLLSPFVLVVPMHLTVPVVLSIVTLGVLGTGVAYVWNQNTLSAWGPTRASTVTYITPVVGVVLGVLVLGERISWNEPVGAAVVFVGILLVQQRLRLRRRVRAGDE, translated from the coding sequence GTGGCGTCCCCTTCCTCTCCGTCCTCCGTGTCGATCGCCGTGCAGTTCACCCTCACCGGCGTGGTCTGGGGTTCGAGCTTCCTCTTCATCGCCATCGCCCTCACCGGCATGACCCCCGCACAGGTCGCGGGCGGGCGCCTCCTGTTCGGGGCCATCGCCCTGGGAGCGATCGTGGCGATCCGTCGCGAGCGCCTCCCGCGCAGCCGCCGAGTGTGGGCGCACCTGTGCGTGCTCGCGCTGACCTTCTGCGTCACGCCGTTCCTGCTCTTCGCCTGGGCCGAGCAGCATGTGTCTTCGGGGCTCGCGAGCATCTTCAACGCGACCACGCCGATCATGACGGCGGTGATGGCGTGGGCCGTCTTCCGCGTCGAACGCCTTCGGCCCGGCCAGCTCGTCGGCATCGCGGTGGGCATCGTCGGCGTCATCGTCATCATCGCTCCCGGAGCGGTGGCCGAGGCCGCCAGCAGCACGGTCGCCCAGCTCGCCCTGCTGGGTGCGACCGCCTGCTACGGCTTCAGCCTCGCGTACATGCGACGCTTCCTGGCCGGCACGGGCCTATCGGGCATCGCCTTCGCCTTCGGATACATCGCTCCTGCGGCGCTCTTCATGCTGCTGCTGTCCCCCTTCGTTCTCGTCGTGCCGATGCATCTGACCGTGCCGGTCGTGCTGAGCATCGTGACCCTGGGTGTCCTGGGCACCGGCGTGGCTTACGTCTGGAACCAGAACACCTTGAGCGCCTGGGGGCCCACGCGAGCCTCGACCGTCACCTACATCACCCCGGTCGTCGGAGTCGTGCTCGGCGTTCTGGTGCTCGGCGAGCGGATCTCATGGAATGAACCCGTCGGAGCCGCGGTGGTGTTCGTGGGCATCTTGCTGGTACAGCAGAGGCTGCGGCTGCGCAGGCGCGTACGTGCGGGCGACGAGTGA
- a CDS encoding ABC transporter ATP-binding protein, which produces MAPSSSETHHAPGPATAAIRTTLAGVEETAGSPKPDPILVVDNIVRRFGGMTAVNVEHLEVQRGAITALIGPNGAGKTTFFNLITGFDKPSSAKRLLGGPPAAEAARWSFDGRTLANTVASRVARAGMVRTFQLTKALSRMTVLENMLIGAKGNPGDNLAIGLIKPLWAKAERANREKAQELLTRFKLDTKRDDMAGSLSGGQKKLLEMARALMSDPKMVMLDEPMAGVNPALTQSLLEHIQALREDGTTVLFVEHDMHMVRHISDWVVVMAQGEVVAEGGPERVMKNPAVIDAYLGAYHDTDLGDDEAVTTGLITQIEAEAEAEAHESDEESR; this is translated from the coding sequence ATGGCGCCCTCATCATCGGAGACGCATCACGCACCGGGTCCCGCGACCGCGGCGATCCGCACGACGCTCGCCGGCGTCGAGGAGACGGCGGGTTCGCCCAAGCCCGACCCGATCCTCGTCGTCGACAACATCGTGCGCCGCTTCGGCGGCATGACCGCCGTGAACGTCGAGCACCTGGAAGTCCAGCGGGGAGCGATCACCGCCCTCATCGGCCCCAACGGCGCCGGCAAGACCACCTTCTTCAATCTCATCACGGGGTTCGACAAGCCCTCTTCGGCCAAACGTCTCCTCGGCGGCCCGCCAGCGGCCGAGGCGGCGAGGTGGTCGTTCGACGGACGCACACTCGCCAACACCGTCGCCTCACGCGTCGCGCGGGCGGGGATGGTGCGCACGTTCCAGCTGACCAAGGCGCTCTCGCGGATGACCGTTCTGGAGAACATGCTCATCGGCGCGAAGGGCAATCCGGGTGACAACCTCGCGATCGGGCTGATCAAGCCGCTCTGGGCCAAGGCCGAGCGGGCCAACCGTGAGAAGGCACAGGAGCTGCTCACGCGTTTCAAGCTCGACACGAAGCGCGACGACATGGCCGGAAGTCTCTCCGGGGGTCAGAAGAAGCTCCTCGAGATGGCTCGGGCTCTGATGAGCGACCCGAAGATGGTGATGCTCGACGAGCCGATGGCAGGCGTCAATCCGGCGCTGACGCAGAGCCTGCTCGAACACATCCAAGCGCTGCGCGAAGACGGCACGACGGTGCTGTTCGTCGAACACGACATGCACATGGTCCGGCACATCTCCGACTGGGTCGTCGTGATGGCGCAGGGCGAGGTGGTCGCCGAGGGCGGCCCGGAGCGGGTCATGAAGAACCCGGCGGTCATCGACGCCTATCTCGGCGCCTACCACGACACCGATCTCGGCGACGACGAAGCCGTGACGACGGGTCTGATCACGCAGATCGAGGCAGAGGCAGAGGCCGAAGCCCACGAGAGCGACGAGGAGTCCAGATGA
- a CDS encoding ABC transporter ATP-binding protein, translating into MSAPSAASAPETETRTPVLKADDLVAGYLPGVNILNGCTLEAYPGELVGIIGPNGAGKSTLLKALFGLVTVRSGSVTLQGADITNNRANQLVQAGIGFVPQTNNVFPSLTIEENMQMGMFLRPKAFAARVAEIWELFPVLGERRKQRAGSLSGGERQSVAMARALMMSPQVLLLDEPSAGLSPVRQDETFIRTREINKTGVTIIMVEQNARRCLQICDRGYVLDQGRNAYEGTGRELAKDPKVVELYLGTLASEVDSAHDA; encoded by the coding sequence ATGAGCGCGCCATCCGCCGCCTCCGCCCCGGAGACGGAGACCCGCACCCCCGTCCTGAAGGCCGACGACCTGGTCGCCGGCTATCTCCCCGGCGTCAACATCCTCAACGGCTGCACGCTCGAGGCGTACCCGGGCGAGCTCGTCGGGATCATCGGACCGAACGGTGCGGGCAAGTCCACGCTGCTCAAGGCGCTCTTCGGACTCGTCACGGTCCGGTCGGGCTCCGTCACGCTTCAGGGCGCGGACATCACCAACAACCGCGCCAACCAGCTCGTGCAGGCGGGGATCGGCTTCGTCCCCCAGACCAACAACGTCTTCCCCTCGCTGACGATCGAGGAGAACATGCAGATGGGCATGTTCCTTCGGCCGAAGGCCTTCGCGGCGCGCGTCGCGGAGATCTGGGAGCTCTTCCCGGTGCTCGGGGAACGCCGGAAACAGCGTGCGGGGTCGCTCTCGGGCGGCGAACGGCAGTCGGTCGCCATGGCGAGAGCCCTCATGATGAGCCCGCAGGTGCTGCTGCTCGACGAGCCGAGCGCCGGACTCTCGCCGGTGCGCCAAGACGAGACCTTCATCCGCACCCGTGAGATCAACAAGACCGGGGTGACCATCATCATGGTCGAGCAGAACGCTCGCCGATGCCTGCAGATCTGCGACCGCGGCTACGTGCTCGACCAGGGACGCAACGCCTACGAGGGAACCGGTCGCGAGCTCGCGAAGGACCCGAAAGTCGTCGAGCTCTACCTCGGCACACTCGCCAGCGAGGTCGATTCAGCGCACGACGCGTAA
- a CDS encoding haloacid dehalogenase type II, producing the protein MAVDLTEYTALSFDCYGTLIDWEAGIAAVLGPWARRNDPSISDEAVLVAYAENEAAVEAEMPTALYPDVLREAFRRTGGELGFTVTDADADALGTSVPDWPAFPDSAEALARLKKHYTLIILSNVDRKSFAGSNARLEVAFDEILTAEDIGSYKPDPANFRALAARVAEIGATGKLLHVAQSLFHDHVPAKASGLSTAWINRRHAQPGWGATPDPRTEVAPDIEFPSMAAFADAVDDAFDAQVETV; encoded by the coding sequence ATGGCCGTGGACCTCACGGAGTACACCGCGCTGAGCTTCGACTGCTATGGCACGCTCATCGACTGGGAAGCGGGCATCGCCGCGGTCCTCGGCCCGTGGGCCCGCAGGAACGACCCATCCATCAGCGACGAGGCCGTGCTCGTCGCATACGCGGAGAACGAGGCCGCCGTCGAGGCCGAGATGCCGACCGCGCTCTATCCGGACGTGTTGCGTGAGGCCTTCCGACGGACGGGCGGGGAGCTCGGGTTCACCGTGACCGACGCAGATGCAGACGCTCTCGGCACCTCCGTCCCCGACTGGCCGGCGTTTCCGGATTCGGCAGAGGCGCTGGCCCGCCTGAAGAAGCACTACACGCTCATCATCCTGTCGAACGTCGACCGCAAGAGCTTCGCGGGAAGCAACGCCCGCCTCGAGGTCGCCTTCGATGAGATCCTCACCGCCGAAGACATCGGTTCCTACAAGCCCGATCCGGCCAACTTCCGCGCTCTGGCCGCACGCGTGGCGGAGATCGGGGCGACCGGCAAGCTGCTGCACGTGGCGCAATCGCTCTTCCACGACCACGTTCCGGCCAAAGCGTCAGGACTGAGCACGGCATGGATCAACCGCCGGCACGCTCAGCCGGGCTGGGGCGCTACCCCGGACCCGCGCACCGAGGTGGCCCCCGACATCGAGTTCCCGTCGATGGCCGCGTTCGCGGACGCTGTCGACGACGCGTTCGACGCGCAGGTCGAGACCGTCTGA
- the rarD gene encoding EamA family transporter RarD: MVKVGSSHQHAVGGLLSFLAYLLWGFFPLYFLLLSPTGPWEVVGWRIVFSLVFCAVLLAIVRGYPRVRAVLRTPRLAGLTALAGALIYVNWQVYLVATLTGHLIEASLGYFINPLVTVLLGVIVLRERLRILQWLTIGLAAVAVVVLIVGYGTVPWISFALAFSFGMYGLVKKQIGPRVDALSGLALESMWLTPVAVVQLAVVAATSGLTLTTAGPAHASLVAAAGIVTAVPLLLFAEGARRAPLSLIGLLQFATPILQFITGAWILGEPMPLERWIGFGIIWLALVMLSVDSIVSAWRRPVRSDAVDTAPEAGER; the protein is encoded by the coding sequence GTGGTGAAGGTCGGCTCGTCGCACCAGCATGCGGTCGGCGGTCTCCTTTCCTTCCTGGCCTATCTGCTGTGGGGCTTCTTCCCGCTCTACTTCCTGTTGCTGTCGCCGACGGGACCGTGGGAGGTGGTCGGCTGGCGGATCGTGTTCTCCCTCGTGTTCTGCGCGGTGCTCCTCGCGATCGTCCGCGGTTACCCGCGCGTGCGCGCAGTCCTGCGGACGCCGCGTCTGGCTGGCCTGACCGCGCTCGCGGGCGCCCTCATCTACGTCAACTGGCAGGTGTACCTCGTCGCGACCCTCACGGGCCATCTCATCGAGGCAAGCCTCGGTTACTTCATCAACCCGCTCGTGACCGTGCTGCTCGGTGTCATCGTGCTGCGAGAGCGACTGCGCATCCTGCAGTGGCTCACGATCGGGCTCGCAGCCGTCGCCGTCGTCGTGCTCATCGTCGGCTACGGAACGGTCCCGTGGATCTCCTTCGCTCTCGCTTTCTCATTCGGCATGTACGGTCTCGTGAAGAAGCAGATCGGCCCGCGGGTCGACGCGCTCAGCGGGCTCGCTCTCGAGTCGATGTGGCTGACGCCGGTGGCGGTGGTCCAGCTCGCCGTCGTCGCCGCGACGAGCGGGCTCACTCTCACCACGGCAGGTCCTGCGCACGCATCGCTGGTCGCGGCCGCCGGCATCGTGACAGCGGTGCCGCTTCTGCTTTTCGCAGAGGGCGCGCGACGTGCCCCCCTGAGCCTCATCGGACTTCTGCAGTTCGCCACGCCGATCCTGCAGTTCATCACCGGTGCGTGGATTCTCGGCGAGCCGATGCCGCTCGAACGGTGGATCGGTTTCGGCATCATCTGGCTCGCGCTCGTCATGCTCAGCGTGGATTCGATTGTTTCGGCGTGGCGAAGGCCTGTGCGGTCCGATGCGGTTGACACGGCGCCGGAGGCGGGGGAGAGATAA
- a CDS encoding DUF3263 domain-containing protein: MLTWSVAFLMGRCGLRSGQQQRPLLAFESAHPTPAKEELIRRQLAVTPARYYVLLLRAASSREGQAFDAITAHLVSRARD; this comes from the coding sequence ATGCTGACCTGGTCAGTTGCATTTCTTATGGGCCGCTGCGGTCTCCGTTCGGGACAGCAACAGCGACCGTTGCTCGCGTTCGAGAGCGCTCACCCCACTCCGGCGAAGGAGGAACTGATCCGCCGCCAGCTCGCCGTAACCCCGGCTCGCTACTACGTGCTTCTGCTGCGCGCTGCATCGTCGCGCGAGGGGCAGGCGTTCGACGCGATCACGGCGCACCTCGTTTCACGAGCGCGCGATTGA